From Haloplanus rubicundus, one genomic window encodes:
- a CDS encoding TIGR00341 family protein, with product MARLVFVTIPTGKREAVLDVLDEEGIDYTLADETSGREYTCAVHFPLPTSAVEPVLDSLRETGLNEDAITVTVETESVASRDYDQLEERFTEDSESPEQIAREELQSAAKDLVPASIPIYAGMTIVSAIIATAGLLLDSAAVVVGSMVIAPLIGPAMAASVGTVFRDRDLFRDGVKLQIIGATLTIASAALFAILVRTGNLVPPGLDILSISQIRERFRPDVLSLVVALGSGAAGVISLASGLSSALVGVMIAVALVPPAATVGIAIAWGNTALAVGSGVLLLVNVLSINLAALLVLWYMGYRPEKWFYVEQTRKTFIKRVGILLISILVLSAFLGTVTFSSYQTATVEQSIRDDVQQILDEPAYSEFALLEIQFEYSDNLLAQSPSRVTILIGAPRGEAPPELGDQINTRIDRIAGRNVAVQVRYLIIQEPS from the coding sequence ATGGCTCGGCTGGTTTTCGTGACTATTCCGACCGGAAAACGCGAGGCTGTTCTTGATGTTCTTGATGAGGAAGGTATAGATTATACGCTTGCTGACGAAACGAGCGGGCGCGAATACACCTGTGCGGTTCATTTCCCCCTTCCAACGAGTGCTGTTGAGCCGGTGTTAGACAGCCTTCGAGAAACCGGTCTAAACGAGGATGCCATTACAGTGACCGTCGAGACGGAATCGGTCGCCTCTCGTGATTACGACCAGCTCGAAGAGCGATTTACAGAGGATTCTGAAAGCCCTGAACAGATTGCCAGGGAAGAACTTCAAAGCGCTGCCAAGGATCTCGTCCCAGCTTCCATACCGATATATGCTGGCATGACTATCGTGAGTGCGATCATTGCAACGGCAGGATTGCTTCTAGACTCTGCTGCAGTCGTCGTGGGTTCGATGGTAATCGCACCGCTCATTGGTCCCGCAATGGCCGCAAGTGTCGGCACCGTGTTTCGGGATCGTGATCTCTTTAGAGACGGTGTCAAGCTGCAGATCATCGGGGCCACACTCACGATTGCGAGTGCGGCTCTGTTCGCGATTCTCGTCAGAACAGGGAATCTCGTTCCTCCGGGATTGGATATCCTATCTATCTCGCAAATTCGAGAACGATTTCGGCCGGATGTCTTGTCACTCGTGGTCGCCCTTGGGTCCGGTGCCGCTGGAGTGATTAGCCTTGCTTCGGGACTCTCTTCGGCACTAGTTGGCGTCATGATTGCCGTGGCACTCGTTCCGCCTGCAGCGACCGTCGGCATCGCTATCGCGTGGGGAAACACGGCACTCGCCGTGGGCTCTGGCGTATTACTCCTTGTGAACGTCCTGTCGATCAATCTCGCCGCACTTCTTGTGCTCTGGTATATGGGATACCGGCCCGAGAAATGGTTCTATGTGGAGCAGACCAGAAAGACGTTCATCAAGCGCGTTGGCATTCTCCTGATTAGCATTCTGGTTCTTTCTGCGTTTCTCGGCACGGTGACGTTCTCCTCGTATCAGACTGCCACTGTCGAACAGTCAATCCGGGACGATGTCCAGCAGATTCTCGACGAACCGGCCTATTCGGAGTTCGCTCTTCTCGAAATCCAGTTCGAATATTCGGACAATCTTCTTGCTCAAAGTCCCTCTCGCGTTACTATCTTGATAGGGGCTCCGAGAGGGGAGGCACCACCGGAACTAGGTGATCAAATCAACACCCGTATCGATCGAATCGCCGGTCGAAACGTAGCTGTACAGGTTCGGTATCTGATCATCCAGGAACCCTCATAA
- a CDS encoding calcium-translocating P-type ATPase, PMCA-type translates to MTDPQSATVADDHEPGTGPVHSQSIDRVLDAHESDPAGLASDEAARRREEFGPNEFTRSAGRSTLRIFLAQFDSALIWVLIGAAILSVWAGHTVDAVLIVVIVVANGVFGFVQDYRAEQSLESLRELTAPTATVRRDGEVMEIEATEIVPGDVVEIEAGDVVPADARTLEATSLEVDEASLTGESMPVSKSPDPVDTDTPLAERESMVYKGTNVTRGRGVVVVTATGDDTEMGTIASELAATEETDTPLQAELNTVGRNLGIGVVGLAALVIPLLLLRDTPLVQTGLTAVSLAVAAVPEGLPAVVTLTLALGVRRMADENALVRRLPAVEALGSVDTICTDKTGTLTRGQMTVSRLWLPDNVIDIDDVGESPPARVATLLRAGALCNDATVDSGDPTEQALVAAATEYGFDVDQLRADCPRTDEVPFSSERKWMGTVHDEGAYVKGAPQVVLEKSSRVRTEDGIVELTDELAGRISKQTTAFADDALRVLAIAEAEDADAMNGDDLTFLGLVGMIDPAREEVADAIAATRRAGINVKMITGDNVRTAAAIAESLGMGSEVMEGREVESMSDDELTNVVETVDVFARTSPEHKVRILRALQARGHIVAMTGDGVNDAPALKNADVGIAMGIRGTDVAKQASDVILLDDNYATIERAVERGRAIFDNIWKFVAYLLSANVAEVAIVFLASLFGYLVLPAVQLLWINLLTDGLPALALGTDPTSEDILDRPPRDPDQGIIDREMLGVMGGTGAVTTAVMLGLMFFTLAGAASVTPYVMTMVFTGFVLLEFVKLYVIRWLRETPTFSNRWLGLAVGTSLALQLAVIYTPLNQYFETVPLSLVDWGVLAGVVAICLPLYLAVAAFVRRFDPGRGDANQRTTAD, encoded by the coding sequence ATGACCGATCCGCAGTCAGCCACCGTGGCCGATGACCACGAACCAGGGACCGGCCCGGTCCACAGCCAGTCGATCGACCGTGTCCTCGACGCCCACGAGAGCGATCCGGCAGGACTGGCAAGCGACGAGGCAGCCCGCAGACGCGAGGAGTTCGGACCAAACGAATTCACGCGCAGTGCGGGGCGGTCCACGCTCCGGATATTCCTCGCACAGTTCGACAGCGCGCTCATCTGGGTGCTAATCGGAGCAGCCATCCTCTCGGTGTGGGCGGGCCACACCGTAGACGCCGTCCTCATCGTCGTCATCGTCGTCGCCAACGGCGTGTTCGGCTTCGTCCAAGACTACCGGGCCGAGCAGAGCCTCGAATCGCTCAGGGAACTCACCGCGCCGACCGCAACCGTTCGTCGGGATGGCGAGGTGATGGAGATCGAGGCCACCGAGATCGTTCCCGGCGACGTCGTCGAGATCGAGGCCGGTGACGTCGTTCCTGCCGACGCCCGAACCCTCGAGGCGACGAGTCTGGAGGTCGACGAGGCGTCCCTGACTGGTGAGAGCATGCCCGTCTCGAAATCACCCGACCCGGTCGACACGGACACGCCGCTGGCCGAACGCGAGAGCATGGTGTACAAGGGGACAAACGTCACGCGAGGCCGCGGTGTGGTAGTCGTGACAGCGACCGGTGACGACACGGAGATGGGGACGATCGCCAGCGAACTCGCGGCGACCGAGGAGACCGACACGCCACTACAGGCGGAACTGAACACAGTCGGGCGGAATCTCGGGATTGGTGTGGTGGGGTTGGCCGCCCTCGTCATCCCCCTCTTGCTCCTGCGAGACACGCCACTGGTTCAGACGGGACTGACGGCCGTGTCACTGGCAGTCGCCGCAGTGCCCGAAGGGCTGCCCGCTGTGGTGACCCTGACGCTCGCGCTCGGCGTGCGACGGATGGCAGACGAGAACGCGCTCGTCCGCCGACTCCCGGCGGTCGAAGCCCTCGGCTCTGTCGACACCATCTGTACGGACAAGACCGGTACGCTCACCAGAGGGCAGATGACGGTCAGTCGCCTGTGGCTGCCCGACAACGTCATCGATATCGACGACGTGGGCGAGTCACCGCCGGCCCGGGTCGCGACCCTCCTCCGTGCGGGCGCGCTCTGCAACGACGCGACGGTCGACTCCGGTGACCCGACCGAGCAGGCACTCGTCGCCGCGGCCACCGAATACGGGTTCGATGTCGACCAACTCCGTGCGGACTGTCCCCGAACCGACGAGGTTCCGTTCTCCTCGGAACGCAAGTGGATGGGGACCGTCCACGACGAGGGGGCGTACGTCAAGGGTGCACCGCAGGTCGTCCTCGAGAAGTCCTCACGGGTGCGCACCGAAGACGGCATAGTCGAACTCACCGACGAACTCGCAGGCCGCATCAGCAAGCAGACGACGGCCTTCGCCGACGACGCGCTCCGCGTGCTCGCAATCGCGGAAGCCGAGGATGCCGACGCGATGAACGGTGACGACCTGACGTTTCTCGGGCTGGTCGGGATGATCGACCCGGCCCGCGAGGAGGTCGCGGACGCCATCGCCGCAACCCGGCGAGCTGGCATCAATGTGAAGATGATCACTGGCGACAACGTCCGCACTGCGGCGGCAATCGCCGAGTCGCTCGGCATGGGCAGCGAGGTCATGGAGGGTCGGGAGGTCGAGTCGATGAGCGACGACGAACTCACCAACGTGGTCGAGACTGTCGACGTTTTCGCGCGGACCTCCCCGGAACACAAGGTACGCATCCTGCGGGCACTTCAGGCCAGAGGCCACATCGTCGCGATGACCGGCGACGGCGTCAACGACGCACCTGCACTCAAGAACGCGGACGTGGGCATCGCGATGGGGATCCGCGGGACCGATGTCGCGAAACAGGCCAGCGACGTCATCCTGCTCGACGACAACTACGCCACCATCGAGCGGGCGGTCGAACGCGGACGGGCTATCTTCGATAACATCTGGAAGTTCGTCGCCTACCTGCTGTCAGCCAACGTCGCGGAGGTGGCCATCGTCTTTCTGGCCTCCCTCTTTGGCTACCTCGTCTTGCCGGCCGTCCAGCTTCTGTGGATCAACCTGCTGACCGACGGCCTCCCGGCGCTAGCGCTGGGAACCGACCCCACAAGTGAGGACATCCTCGACAGGCCACCACGCGATCCAGACCAGGGCATCATCGACAGGGAAATGCTCGGCGTGATGGGGGGTACTGGTGCCGTGACGACAGCCGTGATGCTCGGCCTGATGTTTTTCACGCTCGCGGGCGCGGCGAGTGTCACGCCGTACGTGATGACCATGGTGTTCACCGGGTTCGTCCTGCTCGAATTCGTGAAACTCTACGTCATCCGCTGGCTGCGAGAGACGCCCACGTTCTCGAACCGCTGGCTCGGGCTGGCGGTCGGGACGTCACTCGCCCTGCAACTGGCGGTTATCTACACGCCGCTCAACCAGTACTTCGAGACGGTCCCGCTCTCGCTGGTGGATTGGGGCGTGCTCGCCGGCGTCGTCGCCATCTGTCTGCCGCTCTACCTCGCAGTCGCGGCGTTCGTCAGGCGATTCGACCCCGGCCGAGGCGACGCGAATCAGAGGACGACGGCTGACTGA
- a CDS encoding TIGR00341 family protein: MEEKNVDFVLTPAESPQNYCVVEFPLPVGAVEDILNEVRDQGIDVGKYTVVTSLETATTQNLAELEEEYVEDSSDIKRISHAELRVEAQEHKPHIRTFIILSALSAMVAAAGLLLNSAVVITGAMVLAPFLSTIVSGSVGLTIDDRSLIVDSMTHQPMGLGTAIVGAGVAGFLFRILNIIPANLYLRSIDQIHNFSTPNALIVTIAVIAGVAVALTVAADISSAFAGIAVAAAIVPSAATIGLGLVWQSPSVAFGALVLLLINVATINVVSFLTFFALGYRSEVLRYIQPGLTLSLRTTGTVVVILITILVLGFTTITTYQYVAFDQTVNHEVEEALDRPTYTELSLVEIRTENQLGLFNQEPRVTIVVASNSNHRYPALPSVLQQEIESNLEQSVQIRVQIINYRTPGVVTNSSTQANSIDQQVILGRNIILPTAETKATP, from the coding sequence TTGGAGGAGAAGAACGTAGACTTCGTGTTAACCCCCGCCGAGAGCCCTCAAAACTACTGTGTCGTCGAATTTCCCCTGCCCGTCGGCGCTGTCGAAGATATTCTTAACGAGGTGCGGGACCAGGGGATTGACGTCGGAAAATATACCGTTGTTACATCTCTCGAGACAGCAACGACGCAGAACTTGGCCGAACTGGAAGAAGAGTACGTTGAGGATTCATCGGATATCAAGCGGATTTCCCATGCGGAATTGCGTGTCGAAGCCCAAGAGCATAAACCCCACATCCGGACGTTCATCATCCTCTCCGCGTTGAGTGCGATGGTCGCTGCTGCCGGTCTCCTTCTCAACTCTGCTGTTGTCATCACTGGCGCGATGGTCCTCGCACCATTCCTTAGTACGATTGTATCAGGGAGTGTTGGACTCACTATCGACGACCGGTCGCTCATCGTCGATAGTATGACCCATCAACCGATGGGGCTCGGAACAGCAATCGTCGGCGCGGGAGTTGCAGGCTTTCTTTTCAGGATATTGAATATCATACCCGCCAATCTGTATCTTCGCTCAATCGATCAGATCCACAATTTCAGCACCCCGAACGCGTTGATCGTGACGATCGCGGTTATTGCCGGGGTGGCAGTTGCGCTCACGGTCGCAGCCGACATCTCCTCCGCCTTTGCCGGGATAGCCGTTGCGGCGGCCATCGTTCCGTCAGCGGCTACAATCGGGCTCGGCCTAGTTTGGCAATCTCCATCTGTCGCATTTGGGGCGCTGGTACTCCTCCTCATCAACGTCGCGACTATCAACGTCGTCTCGTTCCTCACGTTTTTCGCTCTCGGATATCGATCTGAAGTCCTCCGATATATTCAACCAGGATTGACGTTATCCCTCCGGACAACCGGGACTGTTGTAGTCATTCTCATCACGATTCTAGTCCTCGGATTTACGACGATTACAACGTACCAGTACGTTGCGTTCGATCAGACCGTCAATCACGAGGTCGAAGAAGCCCTCGATCGGCCCACGTATACAGAATTGAGTCTCGTCGAAATCCGGACGGAAAACCAGTTAGGTTTGTTTAATCAGGAGCCACGGGTCACGATTGTCGTTGCCAGTAACTCCAACCATCGGTATCCAGCGTTACCGTCCGTGCTACAACAGGAAATCGAATCGAACCTAGAGCAGAGTGTGCAGATCCGTGTCCAGATAATCAATTACCGGACCCCGGGAGTAGTGACGAACTCTTCGACACAAGCGAATTCGATAGATCAGCAGGTCATCTTAGGCAGGAATATCATATTGCCTACTGCTGAAACCAAAGCGACTCCCTGA
- a CDS encoding universal stress protein, whose amino-acid sequence MYKNILLPVDGSEESSDILHHTSEIARQMDATIHVLFVADTTRDSVTVVENTVVDALVQEGEDIVADAGETLATLGAEYETDVVQGSPAPTIVEYAKRYDHDLVVMSTHGREGLSRYLRGSVSEKVVRLSSVPVLTARMQPDEQLVFPYENILIPTDGSAGATYAAQQGLALAESLDATVHALSVVEESSLRLDVRSAMSGDELEEAATAAVDDIVADATARGLDAIGHVERGSPADIILDSIQPNEIHAIVMGTTGRSGIDRILLGSVAEQTVRTAPVPAITVARET is encoded by the coding sequence ATGTACAAGAATATCCTTCTCCCGGTCGATGGGAGCGAAGAAAGTTCTGATATCCTCCATCATACGAGCGAAATCGCACGCCAGATGGACGCTACTATCCACGTTCTCTTCGTGGCTGACACCACCCGTGATAGCGTCACCGTCGTCGAAAACACGGTGGTTGACGCACTCGTTCAAGAGGGCGAGGATATCGTCGCCGACGCCGGGGAAACGCTGGCCACACTCGGTGCGGAGTATGAGACTGATGTCGTTCAAGGGTCTCCAGCCCCGACGATCGTCGAGTACGCGAAGCGATACGATCACGATCTGGTCGTGATGTCCACCCACGGTCGGGAGGGGCTATCGCGATATCTCCGTGGAAGTGTGAGTGAGAAGGTCGTCCGCCTATCGTCCGTGCCGGTCCTTACGGCACGGATGCAACCCGACGAGCAGTTGGTGTTCCCCTACGAGAATATTCTCATTCCCACGGACGGGAGTGCCGGGGCAACGTACGCCGCCCAGCAGGGGCTTGCGCTGGCGGAGTCGCTCGACGCGACTGTCCATGCCCTGTCGGTCGTAGAGGAGTCGTCACTCCGCCTCGACGTTCGTTCTGCGATGTCGGGAGATGAACTCGAAGAGGCAGCCACTGCAGCAGTTGATGACATCGTGGCTGACGCCACTGCTCGCGGGCTTGACGCTATCGGACACGTCGAACGGGGATCACCTGCGGATATCATCCTCGATAGCATCCAGCCAAACGAGATCCACGCTATCGTCATGGGGACGACGGGTCGCAGCGGCATTGATCGGATTCTCCTCGGGAGCGTCGCCGAACAAACCGTGCGAACTGCGCCCGTCCCCGCCATTACCGTCGCTCGCGAGACCTAA
- a CDS encoding transposase codes for MASTPVSHRTVFRRISRRPYVEWPVYDSTPLHDRSSLVGLESDVRSVAKTWFAHDEHGSLEQFVCSLPLAYFIFDPHDRYGSSTRYEMDTLFRVFVLKELHGWKHETALLEYLDSHPGLCERLGLESLPNQSTLWRSWDERFTRDLRETVQKAARTILIKAQNADVAVPREPERNFPDRGHDTAESDPDDQTILDKAGTITKHVSRVVFPAFSLNRGEGCEIPENAYWGLQTYLGLRENLAANEGARSFIHESTRERTPLGHGHRDQIRDLSIEQIREMYRQALRQLINELAETEEFFRAGIVAIDITEDDPFTGDRTGHEDEIIGTKEKNDEYAYQWATVQLVGNAVPLVLDARPVRKGESRKEIVEDLLDSAEDLVHVDNVLMDREFDSQHVLEMISQRRLSYVVPKRMQTSEKAQAKRLLQRDQDRYETDRKLHLGKNEWHETTLIYRRKEDSEHDDHRQYSVFMSNRGGGFLTEYGYRWEIESGYRSIKRFMAATTSIDFGLRFFYFAFACLLYSIWRAVDLLVQAELTDEYEHSPIVTADNTLTLLKKETGIG; via the coding sequence GTGGCTTCGACACCTGTATCTCACCGAACTGTCTTTCGACGGATCTCCCGGCGACCATACGTTGAATGGCCGGTGTACGACTCAACACCTTTGCACGACCGAAGCTCGTTAGTCGGATTGGAGTCAGATGTGCGGTCTGTCGCGAAAACGTGGTTCGCACACGACGAGCATGGATCGCTTGAGCAGTTCGTCTGTTCGCTCCCGTTGGCCTATTTTATTTTCGACCCCCATGATCGCTACGGAAGTTCCACACGCTATGAGATGGACACCCTCTTTCGCGTGTTCGTGCTGAAAGAACTCCACGGATGGAAGCACGAAACAGCACTCCTCGAGTATCTCGATAGTCACCCCGGACTTTGTGAACGCCTGGGTTTGGAGTCACTCCCCAACCAATCGACACTGTGGCGCAGCTGGGACGAGCGCTTCACGCGAGATCTCCGCGAGACGGTCCAGAAAGCGGCTCGAACGATCCTCATCAAAGCGCAGAACGCGGATGTCGCCGTACCACGCGAACCAGAACGAAACTTCCCGGATCGAGGCCACGACACCGCTGAATCGGACCCTGACGATCAGACCATCCTCGACAAGGCTGGGACGATTACCAAGCACGTCAGTCGCGTCGTGTTCCCCGCGTTCTCGCTCAATCGTGGCGAGGGCTGTGAGATTCCCGAAAACGCCTACTGGGGCTTACAGACCTATCTCGGACTCCGTGAGAACTTGGCTGCCAACGAAGGCGCCCGGAGCTTCATCCATGAGTCAACGCGTGAGCGAACACCACTCGGACACGGTCATCGCGACCAGATTCGCGATCTCTCCATCGAGCAGATCCGCGAGATGTACCGACAGGCACTCCGGCAGCTCATCAACGAGCTCGCGGAGACAGAGGAGTTCTTCCGAGCGGGTATTGTCGCCATCGACATCACTGAGGACGATCCCTTTACCGGCGATAGGACGGGACACGAGGATGAGATTATCGGGACGAAGGAGAAGAACGACGAATACGCCTACCAGTGGGCGACAGTCCAGCTGGTCGGCAACGCTGTCCCGCTTGTCCTTGATGCTCGCCCGGTACGGAAAGGTGAGAGTCGGAAGGAGATCGTCGAGGACTTGCTGGATTCGGCTGAGGACCTTGTTCACGTCGATAACGTCCTGATGGATCGGGAGTTCGATAGCCAACACGTCCTGGAGATGATTAGCCAGCGGAGACTGTCCTACGTCGTGCCGAAGCGGATGCAGACCAGCGAGAAAGCCCAGGCGAAGCGGTTACTCCAGCGCGACCAAGACCGGTACGAGACCGACCGGAAGCTCCATCTCGGCAAGAACGAGTGGCATGAGACGACGCTGATCTACCGCCGGAAAGAAGACTCAGAGCATGACGACCACCGACAGTACTCGGTGTTCATGTCCAACCGTGGCGGTGGATTCCTCACTGAGTATGGGTATCGGTGGGAGATCGAGAGTGGCTATCGATCGATTAAGCGGTTCATGGCCGCGACGACGTCGATCGATTTCGGGCTGCGGTTCTTCTACTTCGCATTCGCGTGTCTGCTCTACTCGATTTGGCGAGCTGTCGATCTACTCGTCCAAGCCGAGTTGACGGATGAGTACGAACACTCGCCCATTGTGACGGCGGACAATACGCTGACGCTGCTGAAGAAGGAGACCGGAATTGGATAG
- a CDS encoding universal stress protein gives MLSRILVPMDDSEMAQRALEYALENHPDAEITVMHVVGEPSPWGGTATSLALEEDLEEAAEERAEDVFNGARNLAAEYDVEITTEVQLGHPARAILNRADDFDAVVIGTHGGSLVDRLVVGNVAQKVFRNSPVPVIVVR, from the coding sequence ATGCTCTCACGAATTCTCGTTCCGATGGACGACTCGGAAATGGCCCAGCGAGCGCTTGAGTACGCCCTCGAGAACCACCCCGACGCGGAGATTACTGTCATGCACGTCGTGGGCGAACCGTCACCGTGGGGGGGAACAGCCACGTCACTCGCTCTCGAGGAAGATCTCGAAGAGGCTGCCGAAGAGCGTGCGGAGGACGTATTCAATGGCGCCCGGAACCTCGCCGCCGAGTACGATGTCGAGATCACGACCGAGGTTCAACTGGGCCACCCGGCTCGGGCGATTTTGAACAGAGCCGACGACTTCGATGCGGTCGTCATCGGAACTCACGGCGGCTCGTTGGTCGATCGACTGGTCGTCGGGAACGTCGCCCAGAAAGTGTTCCGCAACTCGCCCGTTCCTGTAATTGTTGTTCGGTGA
- a CDS encoding universal stress protein, with protein sequence MYQRILLPTDGSEASATAAEAAVTLADQFDAELHVIHVLEHDQTSTDTDGINTSAGNGEEAVQVAVELAVSSSVEATRRIIEKEKSIHQEILTYTAEHSIDCIVMGIRGRSELSLSQAVLGSVAELTLRESPVPVMTVHEETVIDPDIGSVLVPTDGSECAHTAVDHAEELARSVDAKLYIIYVVEIGQVLNGDRVRRLREALEEIGEKALDLALEKVQSSTYLPTETSLLTGPPYLEIVKYAEEHDVDCIVMGTHGRKGIRRFLLGSVTERVVRRADVPVISVK encoded by the coding sequence ATGTATCAACGCATTCTACTACCGACTGACGGCAGTGAAGCCTCGGCGACCGCGGCTGAAGCAGCTGTTACACTCGCCGATCAGTTCGACGCGGAACTACACGTAATTCACGTCCTCGAACACGACCAAACCTCCACAGATACTGATGGTATCAATACCTCCGCCGGAAATGGCGAGGAAGCAGTACAAGTGGCTGTCGAATTGGCTGTTTCTTCTAGTGTCGAGGCTACGAGGAGGATCATTGAAAAGGAGAAGTCGATTCATCAAGAGATTCTCACCTACACAGCCGAACACAGTATCGACTGTATCGTGATGGGAATCCGGGGCAGGAGTGAACTCAGCCTCAGCCAGGCTGTCCTCGGGAGCGTCGCAGAACTAACCCTACGCGAGTCTCCCGTACCAGTCATGACTGTCCACGAGGAGACGGTTATCGATCCAGATATCGGTTCGGTACTCGTCCCAACTGATGGGAGCGAGTGTGCACATACTGCCGTTGACCATGCGGAGGAACTGGCGAGATCCGTCGACGCGAAACTGTATATCATCTACGTCGTTGAGATAGGACAGGTACTCAACGGCGATAGAGTCCGGAGACTACGAGAAGCGCTTGAAGAAATCGGTGAGAAGGCGCTAGATCTCGCCCTCGAGAAGGTCCAATCGTCGACGTACTTACCGACTGAAACCTCGCTATTGACTGGCCCGCCCTATCTTGAAATTGTCAAATATGCGGAGGAGCACGATGTCGATTGTATCGTAATGGGGACTCACGGTCGAAAGGGAATACGTCGGTTCCTCCTGGGTAGTGTTACCGAACGTGTAGTTCGCCGTGCTGATGTACCTGTCATCTCGGTGAAATAG
- a CDS encoding cation:proton antiporter produces the protein MAEFTFHFVLILAVVYGTSYSLRFLESYGIPVVAIEILAGILFGSILGIVGPASPGFDFLVTLAAFGLLLIMFQAGFELDPGLIKREPWRVGLVSVLTFFVPFLSGVGLALYLGFTPFAAYLVGVVISTTSLGLVHPLLSDLDILQYEQGQLILSITGLNDIFSIIALAYGIALTGGNPIFAGLAVTGALLLFFVVIPLFFLDWLKDVAPTRLAEDPVTTSILITVALALITERLGIHAVLGGFFAGLLLDEITIDGPEIEAPMRPVVTLAASAFFFYVGMNFDVSALYSAGLTLILLVVVIGIGSKFVSGLVGGYAMNIGGKTTMLLASLMPGRLSISVAAAEIGRSRGIISAELYNAFIILSTLSVFISTGAFQYFIRYYPPDKSEEEMSDEAKEQISSEGE, from the coding sequence ATGGCTGAATTCACCTTCCATTTCGTACTCATTCTGGCTGTCGTTTACGGGACCAGCTATAGCCTTCGGTTCCTCGAAAGCTACGGGATTCCAGTCGTCGCAATCGAAATTCTGGCTGGAATCCTCTTTGGGTCAATTCTCGGCATCGTTGGGCCAGCATCACCGGGGTTCGACTTCCTCGTTACGCTTGCAGCGTTTGGTCTCTTACTGATTATGTTCCAGGCGGGCTTCGAACTCGATCCAGGTCTCATCAAACGCGAACCGTGGCGGGTAGGGTTAGTGAGCGTTCTCACGTTCTTTGTCCCGTTCCTGTCAGGGGTGGGTCTCGCTCTCTACCTCGGGTTCACGCCCTTTGCAGCGTACCTCGTCGGTGTCGTCATCTCGACTACCTCTCTCGGACTTGTCCATCCGCTACTGTCCGATCTCGATATTCTCCAGTACGAGCAAGGGCAACTGATACTCTCCATCACAGGTCTGAACGATATTTTCTCTATCATTGCCCTTGCATACGGGATTGCTCTGACCGGTGGGAATCCCATCTTTGCTGGATTAGCTGTCACCGGGGCTCTACTGCTGTTTTTCGTAGTCATCCCGTTGTTTTTCTTGGATTGGCTCAAAGACGTCGCGCCAACGAGGCTCGCTGAAGATCCGGTAACGACCAGTATTCTGATCACGGTCGCGCTTGCACTTATCACCGAACGTCTGGGTATTCATGCAGTTCTCGGTGGCTTCTTTGCGGGACTGTTGCTTGATGAAATCACGATCGATGGTCCAGAGATAGAGGCCCCAATGCGACCAGTCGTGACGCTCGCCGCCTCCGCATTTTTCTTCTATGTTGGAATGAATTTCGACGTCAGCGCGCTCTATTCTGCAGGTCTCACCCTCATCCTCCTCGTCGTCGTGATCGGCATCGGTTCGAAGTTCGTGAGTGGACTGGTTGGGGGATATGCGATGAATATCGGGGGTAAGACGACCATGCTTCTCGCATCCTTGATGCCTGGTCGGTTGAGTATTAGTGTGGCTGCCGCTGAGATCGGGAGAAGTCGAGGGATAATTTCCGCAGAGCTATACAACGCGTTCATTATCCTCTCGACGCTCTCTGTGTTTATCTCAACTGGAGCATTTCAGTACTTCATCCGATACTATCCCCCCGATAAGAGTGAAGAAGAGATGTCTGACGAAGCCAAAGAGCAAATTTCTTCGGAGGGCGAGTAA